The Deferrivibrio essentukiensis genome segment TCAATCAATTGCGTTAAAGCGCCCATGCCGAGTTTGCTGTTTTGCCACTTACATTCACCTATAATCAAATTATTCTTATCATAGGCAACAATATCTATTTCCTCCTCCCTTTTCTTAGCGGGATTATTTCCCCACCACTTTCCAATCCTTTCAAAAACAAAAGGTAATTTATTTTCTTTGTTCAATATTTTTAAATAGTCAGCGGCAATCTCTTCAAATATTAAGCCAATATATTCGTTTAGATATGGTTTAATTTTCTCTTCTATAACGTATTGAACCATACCTTGCTCAATCAAACTTTTATTCTCAAAAATAAACCTGTACCAAAATCTAAAAAAGTTATCCTTAATTCTGTAAATGCTGCTCCTGCTACATTTAGCCAATTTTTCAGGTCTTAACTGCTCTACAATTCTCAATTCAATCAGCGTGTTTAAATATTTAGCGGCTTTGCTGGAGTCTAACACTACCTTCGTCGCAATCTCATTTAGCCTTGTATAACCACAAGCAATTGATTCTAAAATTGAATTATACACTGATGGCTCTCTTAATTCCTGTTTTAAAAGAAATTTAGGTTCTTCATACAAATATGATGTTCTATCTAATATTTTTTCTCTAATATTATCAAAAATATCAAGTTTAGGCTCAAATGATATAAGATATTGTGGAGTCCCACCAAAAATACTAAAAATACTAATTTGATTTTCTGTAGAAGTACCAGAAAAAAAATCTCTGCTTTCAAAAAAATTAAAAGGTACTATCTCCATCTGGGCAGTCCTTCTGCCATAAAGTGGACTTTTGTACCCCAGCACCTCTTTTTCCATAAAGCTTATGTAGGAGCCACATAGTATTAGAAATAATTTTGTATCATTAAAATAATGATCTATAATTTTCTGCAATACAGAAGGTATATTTTTTTCTGAATATGCCAAATATTGAAATTCATCAATGACTAATACCAATCTTTCATCTTTTGCTCTTTCAGCTATGAATAAAAAAGCACTTTCCCATGTATCAAAGTTACTTAACCCACTTAACTTGAAAAATTTAAATATACTTTGTGAGAAATTTCTAAGAGCCATTTCATTGCTATATTCCTCAGGAATAAAAAATATTGATTTCTTATCCTTACAAAATTCTGACAATAAAGCTGTTTTACCAACCCTTCTTCTACCATACATAACTACAAAATTAAAATTATCGCTATAATAAAGCTCATTAAGCTTTTTTAGCTCATAATCTCTTCCAACAAACATTACTCACCCTAAAAACTAACTTTATAGTTACTAACTCATAAGTTACTTACTTTAGAGTTAGTAACTATAAAAATATATCAAAAGCTACTTCTTTTGCAAGAAAATTTTCTGTTTTTTTATAAA includes the following:
- a CDS encoding ATP-binding protein codes for the protein MFVGRDYELKKLNELYYSDNFNFVVMYGRRRVGKTALLSEFCKDKKSIFFIPEEYSNEMALRNFSQSIFKFFKLSGLSNFDTWESAFLFIAERAKDERLVLVIDEFQYLAYSEKNIPSVLQKIIDHYFNDTKLFLILCGSYISFMEKEVLGYKSPLYGRRTAQMEIVPFNFFESRDFFSGTSTENQISIFSIFGGTPQYLISFEPKLDIFDNIREKILDRTSYLYEEPKFLLKQELREPSVYNSILESIACGYTRLNEIATKVVLDSSKAAKYLNTLIELRIVEQLRPEKLAKCSRSSIYRIKDNFFRFWYRFIFENKSLIEQGMVQYVIEEKIKPYLNEYIGLIFEEIAADYLKILNKENKLPFVFERIGKWWGNNPAKKREEEIDIVAYDKNNLIIGECKWQNSKLGMGALTQLIEKGALFDKRNKYYVFFSKCGFDEKVLQFAEDNSNIILFGLGDIESV